The following proteins are encoded in a genomic region of Hymenobacter siberiensis:
- a CDS encoding T9SS type A sorting domain-containing protein, with protein MRPLLRLFNNMGQQVLTRSLPATAGRAVETEVDVHGLAPGIYNLRLDVAGTPITRKVVFE; from the coding sequence GTGCGACCCCTGCTGCGCCTGTTCAACAACATGGGCCAGCAGGTGCTCACGCGCAGCCTGCCCGCCACCGCCGGCCGCGCCGTGGAAACTGAGGTTGACGTGCACGGCCTGGCCCCCGGTATCTACAACCTGCGCCTCGACGTGGCGGGCACGCCCATCACGCGCAAGGTGGTGTTTGAATAG
- a CDS encoding MGMT family protein, with product MKPSAPAAPEPRNFFQDVHEVVRLIPAGRVSTYGTIAHYLGGRHGARTVGYAMMAAHTADQYVPAHRVVNRLGHLTGRLHFATPTAMQEALEAEGVRVDIDRLPDFDKLLWDPAVELA from the coding sequence ATGAAACCATCAGCCCCCGCCGCGCCCGAGCCGCGCAATTTTTTTCAGGATGTGCACGAAGTGGTGCGCCTCATTCCGGCCGGCCGGGTGAGCACCTACGGCACCATTGCGCACTACCTCGGGGGGCGCCACGGAGCCCGCACCGTGGGCTACGCCATGATGGCCGCCCACACCGCCGACCAGTACGTACCCGCTCACCGCGTAGTCAACCGCCTGGGCCACCTCACCGGCCGCCTGCACTTTGCCACGCCCACCGCCATGCAGGAAGCCCTGGAAGCCGAAGGCGTGCGCGTAGACATCGACCGCTTACCGGATTTCGACAAGCTGCTCTGGGACCCCGCCGTGGAGCTGGCGTAG
- a CDS encoding efflux RND transporter permease subunit, giving the protein MSLSTTSINRPVLAIVMSLVIIIFGVIGFRYLSIREYPSVDPPIITVSATYTGASADVMQSQVTEPLEEALNGIAGIKNMTSNSRDGRTQITVEFDLDSNLETAANDVRDKVSGAQGRLPRDIDPPIVSKANADSQPIVITYLNSNKRTLLELTDYANNTLKERLQTIPGVSEVRVYGERKYSMRLWLDPVKLAALRVSPVDVQQALTRENVELPSGAVQGAATQLTLRTMGRLTSVDDFNNLIIRKDAISLVRLSDIGYAELYPENDQTIFRVNGVPGVALAVVPQPGSNQIEIADEFNRRLKQYGKDLPSDLKLQAGIDNSVFIRNSISEVEHTIIEAFVLVVVIIFLFLRDWRSTIIPVVAIPVSLIGIFFVMYLLKFSINVLTLLAIVLAIGLVVDDAIVVLENIYSRIEDGEEPKEAAIKGTEEILVAVVSTTVVLAAVFLPVVFLTGITGRLFREFGIVVAGSVLISAFVSLTLTPMMCAKLLKRQETHNWFYRTTEPFFERMINAYQGSLRSFLRNRWLAWVMIVITGGGIWGFTKIIPSELAPVEDRSRVNVNATGPEGASFEYMDSYVSQLTKLATDSAGAKNLSSVFTVTSPGFAGGSNSAIARIILVEADQRTGTQDQVANAVSAGVKNLPAARTSVSQDQSIGGGGGGLPVQFVVQTQDFEKLRKVVPKFLDLARQDPTFQFVDVNLKFNKPELRINIDREKAQSLGISVQSIAQTLQAGLSGQRYGYFIRDSKQYQIIGQVAREDRNQPLDVRLLSVKNDKGELVQLDNVIRLEESSTPPQLYRFNRYNSATFSASLAPGKTLGDGIAAMRAIADKNLDDGFTTELAGTSRDFEESSSSLLFAFGLALVLIYLVLAAQFESFRDPVIIMVTVPLALSGALLSLWYFNQTLNLFSQIGIIMLIGLVTKNGILIVEFANQRVEKHNVDYMTGLIEGATARFRPILMTSLCAILGIMPIAIATGAGALSRRAMGIGVVGGLLFATGLTLYVVPVMYSYFATAKKHKSKVAEPEAVVA; this is encoded by the coding sequence ATGAGTCTTTCCACCACTAGTATCAACCGGCCGGTGCTCGCCATTGTGATGAGCCTGGTCATCATCATTTTTGGGGTGATTGGGTTCCGGTACCTGAGCATTCGGGAGTATCCGAGCGTGGACCCGCCCATTATTACGGTATCGGCTACGTACACCGGGGCCTCGGCCGACGTGATGCAGAGCCAGGTGACGGAACCGTTGGAGGAAGCGCTGAACGGCATTGCCGGCATCAAGAACATGACGTCGAACTCGCGCGACGGCCGCACCCAGATTACGGTGGAATTTGACCTCGACTCCAACCTGGAAACGGCGGCTAACGACGTGCGCGACAAGGTTTCGGGGGCGCAGGGCCGCCTGCCGCGTGACATTGACCCGCCCATCGTGAGCAAGGCCAACGCCGACTCGCAGCCCATCGTCATTACCTACCTCAACTCCAACAAGCGCACGCTGCTGGAGCTTACGGACTACGCCAACAACACCCTCAAGGAGCGACTCCAGACCATTCCGGGCGTATCGGAAGTGCGGGTGTACGGCGAGCGCAAATACTCTATGCGCCTGTGGCTGGACCCGGTGAAGCTGGCGGCTCTGCGCGTGTCGCCCGTGGATGTGCAGCAGGCCCTCACCCGCGAAAACGTGGAGCTGCCCAGCGGCGCGGTGCAGGGCGCGGCCACCCAGCTCACGCTGCGCACCATGGGCCGCCTGACTTCGGTGGATGACTTCAACAACCTGATTATCCGCAAGGATGCCATCTCACTGGTGCGCCTTTCCGATATTGGCTACGCCGAGTTGTACCCGGAAAACGACCAGACCATTTTCCGGGTGAACGGGGTGCCGGGCGTGGCGCTGGCCGTAGTGCCCCAGCCGGGCTCCAATCAGATTGAAATTGCCGACGAGTTCAACCGGCGCCTCAAGCAGTACGGCAAGGATTTGCCCTCGGATTTGAAGCTACAGGCGGGCATCGACAACTCGGTATTTATCCGCAATTCCATTAGCGAGGTGGAGCATACCATCATCGAAGCCTTTGTGCTAGTGGTGGTTATCATCTTTTTATTCTTGCGCGACTGGCGCTCCACCATCATCCCGGTGGTGGCCATTCCGGTGTCGCTGATTGGTATTTTCTTCGTGATGTACCTGCTCAAATTCTCCATCAACGTGCTTACGCTGCTGGCCATCGTGCTGGCCATTGGCCTGGTGGTGGACGATGCCATTGTGGTGCTGGAAAATATCTATTCCCGCATTGAGGACGGCGAAGAACCCAAGGAAGCGGCCATTAAAGGCACCGAGGAAATTCTGGTGGCGGTGGTGAGCACCACGGTGGTGCTGGCGGCGGTGTTCCTGCCGGTGGTGTTCCTCACGGGCATCACGGGGCGATTATTTCGCGAATTTGGTATTGTGGTGGCGGGCTCGGTGCTGATTTCGGCCTTCGTGTCGCTCACGCTAACGCCCATGATGTGCGCCAAGCTGCTGAAGCGGCAGGAAACGCACAATTGGTTCTATCGCACGACGGAGCCATTTTTTGAGCGCATGATTAACGCCTACCAGGGCAGCCTGCGCTCGTTTTTGCGCAACCGCTGGCTGGCCTGGGTGATGATAGTGATAACGGGCGGCGGCATCTGGGGCTTCACGAAAATCATCCCTTCAGAGCTGGCCCCGGTGGAAGACCGCAGCCGCGTGAACGTCAACGCGACCGGCCCGGAAGGGGCCTCGTTTGAGTACATGGACAGCTACGTTTCCCAGCTTACCAAGCTGGCCACGGACTCGGCTGGCGCTAAAAACCTAAGTAGCGTGTTCACGGTCACCTCGCCGGGTTTTGCCGGGGGTTCGAACTCGGCCATTGCCCGCATCATTCTGGTGGAGGCCGACCAGCGCACCGGAACCCAGGACCAAGTGGCCAACGCCGTGAGCGCGGGCGTAAAAAACCTGCCCGCCGCCCGCACCTCAGTATCGCAGGACCAGAGCATTGGCGGGGGCGGCGGGGGATTGCCGGTGCAGTTTGTGGTGCAAACCCAAGACTTTGAGAAGCTGCGCAAAGTGGTGCCGAAGTTTCTGGACCTGGCCCGCCAGGACCCCACCTTCCAGTTCGTGGATGTGAACCTGAAGTTCAACAAGCCCGAACTGCGCATCAACATCGACCGCGAGAAGGCCCAAAGCCTGGGGATTTCCGTCCAAAGCATTGCCCAGACCCTGCAGGCCGGCCTCAGCGGCCAACGCTACGGCTACTTCATCCGCGACAGCAAGCAGTATCAAATTATTGGCCAGGTGGCCCGCGAGGACCGCAACCAGCCGCTGGACGTGCGCCTGCTGTCGGTGAAGAACGACAAGGGCGAGCTGGTGCAGCTCGACAACGTAATCCGGCTGGAGGAAAGCAGCACGCCGCCCCAGCTCTACCGTTTCAACCGCTACAACTCGGCCACGTTCTCGGCCTCGCTGGCCCCCGGCAAAACCCTGGGCGACGGCATCGCCGCCATGCGCGCCATTGCCGATAAAAATCTCGACGATGGCTTCACCACCGAGCTGGCGGGCACTTCCCGCGACTTTGAAGAAAGCTCCTCCTCATTGCTCTTCGCCTTCGGCCTGGCCCTGGTGCTGATTTACCTGGTGCTGGCCGCGCAGTTCGAGAGCTTCCGCGACCCGGTTATCATCATGGTGACGGTGCCGCTGGCCCTGTCCGGCGCGCTGCTCAGCCTGTGGTATTTCAACCAAACGCTGAACCTGTTCTCGCAAATCGGCATCATCATGCTGATTGGCCTGGTAACCAAAAACGGAATTCTCATCGTGGAATTCGCCAACCAGCGCGTCGAGAAGCACAACGTGGACTACATGACGGGCCTGATTGAGGGTGCTACCGCCCGCTTCCGCCCCATTCTGATGACTTCGCTGTGCGCCATTCTGGGCATTATGCCCATTGCCATTGCCACGGGTGCGGGCGCGCTCAGCCGCCGGGCCATGGGCATTGGCGTAGTGGGCGGCCTGCTGTTTGCCACGGGCCTCACGCTGTATGTGGTACCGGTGATGTATTCGTATTTCGCTACGGCTAAGAAACATAAGTCGAAAGTGGCAGAGCCGGAAGCGGTAGTTGCTTAA
- a CDS encoding TolC family protein has protein sequence MKLFRFLLLLLPFSALAQVPTARPNQLARPATVAPAPALSLQQAIAEALQHNYGILLSRQDVQIAENNVTRGNAGQLPNINGNLTRTFNRNNITSTIGDNAPRVINGGTSNLLNSNVTLGWTLFDGFGMFVAYDRLKTLRQQQQQITRATVEETVENVANAYYDVVRQAGKITSLEEALKVGQARIDLTQAQVDVGVSAKVEVLTARVDYNADRSLFLQQQQALTAAKITLNNLLGRSSRFDFEPGDSLTVTRNLREDVITASIKANNPRLAQARLGTDVATYDRKLVTASRFPQIGLVTGYGLTRNINNAQFINLPTGPVLTTSINNVRGLNYGITASMPIFNGFNTRRQEQNARVVEEQSKLSLAQTDLQLDADAATAFAQYQNFIQLLELEETNIQLARQNVGIALERYRLGLLTPLALREAQRNQLAAETRLLDIRYSAKQAEIALQRLSGGLVQAP, from the coding sequence ATGAAACTTTTTCGATTCCTTCTTCTCCTCCTCCCCTTCTCCGCGCTGGCGCAGGTGCCCACGGCCCGGCCCAACCAGCTGGCGCGGCCGGCCACGGTGGCTCCGGCCCCCGCGCTGTCGCTTCAGCAGGCCATTGCCGAGGCGTTGCAGCACAACTACGGCATCCTGCTATCGCGGCAGGATGTGCAGATTGCGGAGAACAACGTGACCCGGGGCAATGCCGGCCAGCTGCCCAACATCAACGGCAACCTGACCCGGACGTTCAACCGAAACAACATCACCTCGACCATTGGCGACAATGCGCCCCGCGTCATCAACGGCGGCACGTCGAACCTGCTGAACTCGAACGTGACGCTGGGCTGGACGCTGTTCGACGGCTTCGGGATGTTTGTTGCCTACGACCGGCTGAAAACCCTACGCCAGCAGCAGCAGCAAATAACCCGTGCCACGGTGGAGGAAACCGTGGAAAACGTGGCCAACGCCTACTACGACGTGGTGCGGCAGGCCGGCAAAATCACCTCGCTCGAAGAGGCCCTGAAAGTCGGCCAGGCCCGCATCGACCTCACCCAGGCGCAGGTAGACGTGGGCGTGAGCGCCAAAGTGGAGGTGCTGACCGCCCGCGTGGACTACAACGCCGACCGCAGCCTGTTTCTGCAGCAGCAGCAGGCCCTGACGGCCGCTAAAATCACGCTCAACAACCTGCTGGGCCGCTCATCGCGCTTCGATTTTGAGCCCGGCGACAGCCTGACCGTGACCCGCAACCTGCGCGAGGACGTGATTACGGCCAGCATCAAGGCCAACAACCCACGCCTGGCCCAGGCCCGCCTGGGCACCGACGTGGCCACCTACGACCGCAAGCTGGTGACGGCTTCGCGCTTCCCCCAAATCGGATTGGTGACGGGCTACGGCCTTACCCGCAACATCAACAATGCACAGTTTATCAACCTGCCCACCGGCCCCGTCCTCACCACCAGCATCAACAATGTGCGGGGTCTCAACTACGGCATCACGGCCTCGATGCCAATTTTTAACGGGTTTAATACCCGCCGGCAGGAGCAGAACGCCCGCGTGGTAGAAGAGCAAAGCAAGCTCAGCCTGGCCCAAACCGACCTGCAGCTCGATGCCGATGCAGCCACGGCCTTCGCGCAGTACCAAAACTTTATCCAACTGCTCGAACTAGAGGAAACCAACATCCAGCTGGCCCGCCAGAACGTGGGCATTGCCCTGGAGCGCTACCGCCTGGGCCTGCTCACGCCCCTGGCCCTGCGCGAAGCCCAACGCAACCAGTTGGCCGCCGAAACCCGCCTGCTCGATATCCGCTACTCGGCCAAGCAGGCCGAAATTGCACTGCAACGGCTGAGCGGCGGGCTGGTACAGGCACCGTAA
- a CDS encoding zinc dependent phospholipase C family protein, whose protein sequence is MLRIYSFLLVLLLALSSRPAAGYSVLTHQANIDSTWERCLVPAILKRYPGSTDEQLIDAKAYAYGGAIIQDMGYYPFGSVLFTNLTHYVRSGDFIRNLILESRDLNDYAFALGALAHYSADLDGHAEGTNRAVPMVYPELKAKYGNVVTYEQGPQQHGQLEFSFDVVQLASGKYHSQDYHQKIGFKVSKSPLERAFLKTYGLELGQVIVNVDLSIASYRFAVSQLIPTAARAAWHYKRKDIMKLSPSARRRDYMARNHPKAFRKEYGKEYKKPGFGARIISYFIRVLPKIGPLKPFAFKLPTPEAEKVFRASFRKVMASYCVNVARQPADTAAAPLSLSNADFDTGKPTHAGEYGKADETYGEWLRKLADKKFENLNPLARQNILAFYGTQPKTPASEEEKEGSKQKETHAALEKLRTLH, encoded by the coding sequence ATGCTTCGTATTTATTCATTTTTGCTGGTTTTACTGCTGGCACTGAGCAGCCGGCCAGCCGCCGGCTATTCCGTGCTGACGCACCAGGCCAACATCGACTCGACCTGGGAGCGCTGCTTGGTGCCGGCCATTCTGAAGCGCTATCCGGGTTCCACGGACGAACAACTGATTGATGCCAAGGCATATGCCTATGGTGGAGCCATTATTCAGGACATGGGCTATTATCCCTTCGGCTCGGTACTGTTCACGAACCTGACGCACTACGTGCGCTCCGGCGATTTCATTCGCAACCTCATTCTCGAATCCCGGGACCTCAACGACTATGCCTTTGCGCTGGGGGCGCTGGCCCACTACTCGGCCGACCTCGATGGGCATGCGGAGGGAACCAACCGGGCCGTGCCGATGGTGTACCCCGAGCTGAAAGCGAAATATGGTAACGTGGTGACCTATGAGCAGGGACCCCAGCAGCACGGGCAGTTGGAGTTTTCGTTTGATGTGGTGCAGCTGGCCAGCGGCAAGTACCACAGCCAGGACTACCACCAGAAAATCGGCTTCAAGGTGAGCAAATCGCCGCTGGAGCGAGCCTTCCTGAAAACCTACGGCCTGGAGTTGGGCCAGGTGATTGTGAACGTGGACTTGAGCATTGCCAGCTACCGTTTTGCCGTGAGCCAGCTTATTCCGACGGCGGCCCGCGCCGCCTGGCACTACAAGCGCAAGGACATTATGAAGCTGAGCCCCAGTGCGCGGCGGCGCGACTACATGGCGCGCAACCACCCCAAGGCGTTCCGCAAGGAATACGGCAAGGAGTACAAGAAGCCCGGTTTTGGGGCGCGCATTATCTCGTATTTCATTCGGGTGCTGCCCAAAATTGGCCCGCTGAAGCCCTTTGCCTTCAAGCTGCCCACGCCGGAAGCGGAGAAAGTTTTCCGGGCCAGCTTCCGCAAGGTGATGGCCAGCTACTGCGTGAACGTGGCCCGCCAGCCCGCCGATACGGCCGCTGCGCCCCTCTCCTTATCCAATGCCGATTTCGATACCGGTAAGCCCACTCACGCCGGCGAGTACGGCAAGGCCGACGAAACCTACGGCGAGTGGCTGCGCAAGCTGGCCGACAAGAAATTCGAAAACCTCAACCCGTTGGCTCGGCAAAACATCCTCGCTTTTTACGGCACCCAGCCCAAAACCCCGGCCTCGGAAGAAGAAAAAGAGGGCAGTAAGCAAAAGGAAACCCACGCCGCCCTGGAAAAGCTTCGGACGCTACACTAA
- a CDS encoding transposase, protein MEIVNAILYVLKNGCVWRDVPGDLPPWSTAYWYFDKWEADGTWARVSACLTVSSREHAQKKPAPQP, encoded by the coding sequence GTGGAAATCGTCAATGCCATTTTGTACGTGCTCAAAAACGGGTGCGTCTGGCGGGACGTACCGGGCGATTTACCGCCCTGGAGCACGGCGTACTGGTACTTTGACAAGTGGGAAGCCGATGGCACCTGGGCGCGGGTAAGCGCCTGTTTGACGGTGAGCAGCCGGGAACACGCCCAAAAAAAGCCTGCCCCACAGCCGTAA
- a CDS encoding T9SS type A sorting domain-containing protein — MAKTATPEQQQRMAAMQGRKHERGGLRRFFKPAAFLLLDPNAPAANKNEQGVGNTSFYPNPAAPTSQLDYDVRKTGPVTIDLLDKDGNKLRTLVSEASQEKGPQTQQLDLHDVPAGTYFYKITTKGGTQTKRFLKE, encoded by the coding sequence GTGGCCAAAACTGCCACGCCCGAGCAGCAGCAGCGAATGGCTGCCATGCAGGGCCGGAAGCATGAGCGCGGCGGCCTGCGCCGCTTCTTCAAGCCCGCCGCGTTCCTGCTGCTGGACCCCAATGCCCCCGCTGCCAACAAAAATGAACAGGGCGTAGGCAATACCAGCTTCTACCCCAACCCCGCCGCGCCCACCAGCCAGCTCGACTACGACGTGCGCAAAACCGGCCCCGTAACCATCGACCTGCTCGATAAGGACGGCAATAAGCTGCGCACCCTGGTATCGGAAGCCAGCCAGGAAAAGGGCCCGCAAACCCAGCAGCTTGATTTGCACGACGTGCCGGCCGGTACGTATTTCTACAAAATCACCACCAAAGGCGGTACCCAGACCAAGCGCTTTTTAAAGGAATAA
- a CDS encoding aldose epimerase family protein, which produces MPASASFGTALDGTEVQLFTLTNKQGAAAAITNYGGTLVGLLMPDRHGKLGDMVLGFDGVRDYQSPAFHAANPYIGALIGRYGNRIAGGKFTIAGQAYQVSVNNGPNSLHGGQVGYDQKIWDATPGTSPDGPTLTLHYLSKAGEEGYPGNLRITVVYTLTDTNALRIAYTATTDHATPINLTNHAYFNLSAGVSPDIMQHELTLPANRYTVVDADLIPTGELRPVQGTPFDFTTPHAIGGRIAQVPGGYDHNWVLNAETGQHPAATVYEPASGRTLAVTTDQPGVQLYTGNFLDGSLTGKGGTVYGLHAGFCLETQHFPDSPNQPGFPNTILKPGETYRTTSTYTFGVRG; this is translated from the coding sequence CACCCTCACCAATAAGCAGGGGGCCGCCGCCGCCATCACCAACTACGGCGGCACCCTCGTGGGCCTGCTGATGCCCGACCGGCACGGCAAGCTGGGCGATATGGTGCTCGGTTTCGATGGCGTGCGCGATTACCAGAGCCCGGCGTTCCATGCGGCCAATCCTTACATTGGCGCGCTCATCGGCCGCTACGGCAACCGCATTGCGGGCGGCAAATTCACCATTGCCGGCCAAGCCTACCAGGTGAGCGTGAACAACGGCCCCAACTCGCTGCACGGCGGCCAGGTGGGCTACGACCAGAAAATATGGGACGCCACTCCCGGCACCTCGCCCGATGGCCCCACTCTGACCCTGCACTACCTGAGCAAAGCCGGCGAAGAAGGCTACCCCGGCAACCTCCGCATTACCGTGGTTTATACCCTCACCGATACCAATGCCCTGCGCATTGCCTACACCGCCACCACCGACCACGCCACGCCCATCAACCTCACCAATCACGCTTATTTCAACCTGAGCGCGGGCGTGAGCCCGGACATTATGCAGCACGAGCTGACCCTGCCCGCCAACCGCTACACCGTGGTAGATGCCGACCTGATACCGACCGGCGAGCTGCGCCCGGTGCAGGGCACGCCCTTCGATTTTACCACGCCCCACGCCATTGGGGGGCGCATTGCGCAGGTGCCCGGCGGCTACGACCACAACTGGGTGCTGAACGCTGAAACCGGCCAGCACCCCGCCGCCACCGTGTACGAGCCCGCCTCGGGCCGCACCCTGGCGGTGACCACCGACCAGCCCGGTGTGCAGCTCTACACCGGCAACTTCCTCGATGGCAGCCTGACCGGCAAGGGCGGCACCGTGTACGGCCTGCACGCGGGCTTCTGTCTCGAAACCCAGCACTTCCCCGATTCGCCCAACCAGCCCGGTTTCCCGAACACCATACTGAAGCCGGGCGAAACTTACCGCACCACCAGCACCTATACGTTTGGGGTGCGGGGGTAA
- a CDS encoding transposase: protein MGSRWHLGAGKRLFDGEQPGTRPKKACPTAVILDTQSVKNTATATGATVGFDAGKLVKGRKRLVLTDTLGHVLASRVLPADMVDGAAAIAFWDEVAATHELLGAVQVVFVDSSFHGVFRRHLARRYGIRVEKPVHVLVRKTNFCIHAWRWIVERTFAWLDMNRRLSKEYDRTLRHANAWIAIVNIRRTLKFC, encoded by the coding sequence GTGGGAAGCCGATGGCACCTGGGCGCGGGTAAGCGCCTGTTTGACGGTGAGCAGCCGGGAACACGCCCAAAAAAAGCCTGCCCCACAGCCGTAATACTCGACACGCAAAGCGTCAAAAATACGGCCACGGCCACCGGAGCCACCGTGGGCTTTGACGCGGGCAAGTTGGTCAAGGGGCGTAAACGCCTGGTGCTCACCGACACGCTGGGCCATGTGCTGGCCAGTCGGGTGCTGCCCGCCGATATGGTGGACGGTGCCGCGGCCATTGCTTTTTGGGACGAGGTGGCCGCCACGCACGAACTGCTGGGGGCCGTCCAGGTCGTTTTCGTGGACAGTTCCTTTCACGGCGTTTTCCGCCGGCACCTGGCCCGGCGCTACGGCATCCGGGTCGAGAAACCGGTGCACGTACTGGTGCGGAAAACCAATTTCTGCATCCACGCCTGGCGCTGGATTGTCGAGCGCACGTTCGCGTGGCTCGACATGAACCGGCGCTTGTCCAAAGAATACGACCGAACGTTGCGTCATGCAAATGCCTGGATTGCAATAGTTAACATTCGCAGAACCCTGAAGTTCTGCTAA
- a CDS encoding efflux RND transporter periplasmic adaptor subunit has protein sequence MSLETITATPPKTWDTTTTTPPPLAPEPTPQPAPTGKRGWLGWLIAALIIGGIAWAKVKYFPSNAGGDKKGGGKGSAGKGAPGSNGPLTPVQVYVVAATNLTDQVAATGSVLAEESVIIKSELSGKITSLNIKEGQSVSKGQLLFSINADEAQAAIQKQQYNIKLYRDQEKRQRTLLDKEYISAQEYEQSNNALLTAQADLQALRATLAKAYVRAPFAGVLGLTTATVGTYVSPGAEITTLSKVRPVKIDFAVPGRFAANVRVNDVVDVVDESTNKTYKAKVYAIDPQIDPVSRTQPVRARFANTNNELRPGAFVRVNLKLGESESALQVPTEAVIPEASGYNVYTVKGGKMVPQKVKIGIRSDKVIQITKGIAVGDTIIRTGILQVKPGDAVKVIK, from the coding sequence ATGTCATTGGAAACCATCACTGCTACCCCACCCAAAACCTGGGATACCACCACCACTACTCCCCCGCCCCTGGCCCCTGAACCCACGCCCCAGCCGGCCCCGACGGGCAAGCGCGGCTGGTTGGGCTGGTTGATAGCGGCGTTGATTATCGGCGGCATCGCCTGGGCCAAAGTCAAGTATTTCCCCAGCAACGCGGGCGGCGACAAAAAAGGCGGTGGCAAAGGCAGCGCGGGCAAAGGCGCGCCGGGCAGCAATGGCCCGCTGACGCCGGTGCAGGTATATGTGGTGGCTGCCACCAACCTCACCGACCAGGTGGCGGCCACCGGCTCCGTGCTGGCCGAGGAGTCCGTCATCATCAAAAGCGAGCTGTCGGGCAAAATCACCAGCCTTAATATTAAGGAAGGGCAGTCGGTAAGCAAGGGCCAGCTGTTGTTCAGCATCAACGCCGACGAGGCCCAGGCCGCCATCCAGAAGCAGCAGTACAACATCAAGCTGTACCGGGACCAGGAAAAGCGCCAGCGCACCCTTCTCGATAAAGAATACATCAGCGCTCAGGAATACGAGCAGTCGAACAACGCGCTGCTGACGGCGCAGGCCGACTTGCAGGCCTTGCGCGCCACGCTGGCCAAGGCCTACGTGCGGGCCCCCTTTGCGGGGGTACTGGGCCTGACCACCGCCACGGTGGGCACCTACGTGAGCCCGGGAGCCGAAATCACGACGCTCTCGAAGGTGCGGCCCGTGAAGATTGACTTTGCCGTGCCCGGTCGCTTTGCCGCCAACGTGCGGGTGAACGACGTGGTGGACGTAGTGGACGAAAGCACCAACAAAACCTACAAAGCCAAAGTCTACGCCATCGACCCGCAGATTGACCCCGTGAGCCGCACCCAACCCGTGCGCGCCCGCTTTGCCAACACCAACAACGAGCTACGCCCCGGCGCCTTCGTGCGGGTGAACCTGAAGCTAGGCGAAAGCGAAAGCGCCCTGCAAGTGCCCACCGAAGCCGTGATTCCCGAAGCCAGCGGCTACAATGTGTACACGGTGAAGGGCGGCAAAATGGTCCCGCAGAAAGTGAAAATCGGTATCCGCTCCGACAAGGTTATCCAAATTACCAAAGGCATTGCGGTGGGCGACACGATTATTCGCACCGGCATTCTGCAAGTGAAGCCGGGCGACGCGGTTAAGGTAATTAAGTAG